A window of the Echeneis naucrates chromosome 3, fEcheNa1.1, whole genome shotgun sequence genome harbors these coding sequences:
- the LOC115041336 gene encoding phosphorylase b kinase regulatory subunit alpha, liver isoform-like isoform X5 produces the protein MRSRSNSGVRLDGYARLVQETILCHQNPVTGLLPASTQQKDAWVRDNVYSVLAVWGLGMAYRKNADRDEDKAKAYELEQSVVKLMQGLLQCMMRQVAKVEKFKHTQSTKDCLHAKYDTPTCATVVLDDQWGHLQVDATSIYLLMLAQMTASGLRIISNLDEVAFIQNLVFYIEAAYKVADYGMWERGDKTNQGIPELNGSSVGMAKAALEAIDELDLFGVHGGPKSVIHVLPDEVEHCQSILCSMLPRASTSKEIDAGLLSVISFPAFAVEDADLVAITKSEIINKLQGRYGCCRFLRDGYRCPKEDPSRLHYDPTELKLFENIECEWPVFWTYLILDGIFAGEQVQVQEYCEALEGILIRGKNGIKLVPELYAVPHDKVEEEYRNPHSVDRVAMGQLPHMWGQSLYILGCLLAEGFLAPGEVDPLNRRFSTYFKPDVVVQVCVLAESEEIQKLLSDNGIMVQTMSEVLPIVVMPARILSHIYVRLGNCKKLNLSGRPYRHIGVLGTSKFYDIRNRFYVFTPQFLDQHHFYLALDNQMIVEMLRTELAYLSSCWRMTGRPTVTFPITRSMLVEDGDMIDPCILSTLRKLQDGYFAGARVQMSDLSSFQTTSFHTRLSFLDEDDDMLLENENEDEEDNDDYGEEYNKCGPSEGSEDMFDQYLTQLLHSTKTESHLPPTKKGQDHVFSAEHTTRDILSLLAQIQGLNMSKSFMYLPVAPVTNKHRKSLNLLEVPHSPHDAHANQQMSQAADLHLPRDHQGNTDFAALVRQLKECPTLHDQADILYVLYIMKGADWQVELSGPGQGGVSVRSLLEELYVQAGACKEWGLIRYISGILCKRVEVLAEACTDLISHQKQLTVGLPPEPRERVITMPLPPEELNTLIYEASGQDISVAVLTQEIMVYLAMYVRSQPSLFGDMLRLRIGLIMQVMATELARSLHCSGGEASESLMSLSPFDMKSLLHHILSGKEFGVERSMRPIQSTATSPAISIRELGHTGATKTERTGIHKLKSEIKQIFTGGLSLNSNVTSPRFTQCSSPSSSGIMSPVGSGPDGQLHSEERRGQWLRRRRLDGAINRVPMGFYQKVWKILQKCHGLSIEGYVLPSSTTREQMTEGEIKFAVQVESVLYHVPQPEYRQLLVETVMVLGLVADVDVDSIGGIIQVDRILHLANDLFISHQKAHCASDYFLEKDPETGICHFFYDSAPSGSYGTMSYLSKAVITYVQDFLPSSSCLLQ, from the exons ATGAGGAGCCGCAGTAACTCGGGAGTGAGGCTGGACGGTTATGCCCGGCTGGTCCAGGAGACTATCCTGTGCCATCAG AACCCAGTGACAGGACTCCTTCCTGCGAGTACCCAGCAGAAGGATGCCTGGGTGAGGGATAATGTCTACAGTGTCCTGGCTGTGTGGGGGCTCGGTATGGCCTACCGCAAGAATGCAGACCGTGATGAAGACAAGGCCAAGGCCTATGAGTTGGAGCAG AGTGTGGTGAAACTGATGCAGGGGCTTTTGCAGTGCATGATGAGGCAG GTGGCAAAAGTGGAGAAGTTCAAACATACCCAGAGTACAAAGGACTGCTTACATGCAAAATATGATACTCCCACCTGTGCCACAGTAGTCCTGGATGACCAGTGGGGGCATCTACAGGTGGATGCCACTTCCATTTACCTGCTGATGCTGGCACAGATGACAGCCTCAG GTCTGCGCATCATCTCAAATCTGGATGAAGTAGCCTTTATCCAAAACCTGGTCTTCTACATAGAGGCTGCCTACAAAGTAGCA GATTATGGGATGTGGGAGCGAGGTGACAAGACCAACCAGGGCATCCCTGAGCTGAATGGCAGCTCTGTAGGAATGGCCAAG GCAGCTCTGGAGGCCATCGATGAGCTGGATCTATTTGGCGTCCATGGAGGACCAAAATCAGTCATCCATGTTTTGCCTGATGAAGTGGAACATTGTCAG TCAATCCTGTGCTCCATGCTACCGAGAGCTTCAACTTCTAAAGAGATAGATGCCGGTCTTCTGTCTGTCATTTCCTTCCCTGCTTTCGCTGTAGAGGATGCTGATCTCGTGGCCATCACAAAATCAGAAATCATAAACAAGCTACAG GGTCGCTATGGCTGCTGCCGTTTCCTTAGGGACGGATACCGTTGTCCTAAAGAG GACCCATCTCGGCTGCACTATGACCCCACGGAGCTCAAACTCTTTGAGAATATTGAATGTGAATGGCCTGTGTTCTGGACTTATCTCATCCTAGATGGCATCTTTGCTGGAGAACAAGTGCAG GTGCAGGAGTACTGCGAGGCTCTGGAGGGCATTTTGATCCGAGGGAAAAATGGCATCAAACTGGTGCCTGAGCTTTATGCTGTACCACATGACAAG GTGGAGGAAGAGTACAGAAACCCCCACTCAGTGGACAGGGTGGCTATGGGGCAGCTGCCTCACATGTGGGGACAGTCCCTCTACATCTTGGGCTGTCTTCTGGCAGAG GGCTTTTTAGCACCAGGAGAGGTAGATCCTCTCAACAGGAGATTCTCCACATACTTCAAGCCAGATGTTGTGGTGCAAG TTTGTGTTCTGGCAGAGTCGGAAGAGATCCAGAAGTTGTTAAGTGATAATGGGATAATGGTCCAGACCATGTCTGAGGTTCTGCCCATCGTGGTTATGCCTGCTCGCATCCTGAGCCACATCTATGTCAGATTAG GGAATTGCAAGAAGCTGAATTTGAGTGGGAGGCCCTACAGACACATTGGCGTTCTGGGAACATCCAAATTCTACGACATCAGAAATCGTTTCTATGTATTCACCCCTCAG TTTTTGGATCAACACCATTTTTACTTAGCACTGGACAACCAGATGATTGTGGAGATGCTACGAACAGAGTTAGCCTATCTCTCCTCTTGCTGGAGGATGACAGGACGGCCCACAGTCACTTTCCCCATCACCCGCAGCATGCTGG TTGAAGATGGAGATATGATTGATCCATGTATCCTGTCAACCCTCAGGAAACTACAAGATGGCTACTTTGCTGGAGCAAG GGTGCAGATGTCAGACCTCTCCAGTTTCCAGACTACTTCGTTCCACACACGTCTCAGCTTCctggatgaggatgatgacatGTTACTtgagaatgagaatgaggatgaggaagataATGATGACTATGGGGAGGAATACAACAAATGTGGGCCCTCAG AGGGCTCAGAAGACATGTTTGACCAGTACCtcactcagctcctccacagcACCAAAACTGAGAGCCACCTCCCTCCCACCAAGAAAGGGCAGGACCATGTCTTCAGTGCTGAACACACCACAAGAGACATCCTGTCTCTCTTGGCTCAAATCCAGGGCCTGAACATGTCTA AGTCCTTCATGTATCTTCCTGTGGCTCCTGTGACAAACAAACATCGTAAATCTCTCAACCTTCTTGAGGTTCCTCATTCTCCACATGACGCACATGCAAACCAGCAGATG TCCCAAGCTGCTGATCTGCACCTGCCTCGAGACCATCAGGGCAACACAGACTTTGCAGCGTTGGTTAGGCAGCTGAAAGAGTGTCCCACTCTGCATGACCAGGCTGACATCCTCTACGTTCTCTACATAATGAA AGGAGCTGATTGGCAGGTGGAGTTGTCAGGTCCTGGGCAGGGTGGGGTTAGTGTCCGCTCACTCCTGGAGGAGCTCTATGTACAAGCCGGAGCCTGCAAAGAGTGGGGACTCATCAGATACATCTCTGGAATACTGTGCAAGAGAGTGGAAGTCCTGGCAGAG GCCTGCACAGATCTTATTTCCCATCAGAAGCAGCTGACGGTGGGTCTACCTCCTGAGCCAAGGGAAAGAGTCATCACAAT GCCACTTCCACCTGAGGAGTTGAACACTCTGATCTATGAAGCCAGTGGTCAGGACATCAGTGTCGCTGTACTCACTCAG GAAATCATGGTCTACCTTGCCATGTATGTGCGCTCCCAGCCTTCCCTGTTTGGGGACATGCTCCGACTCAGGATAGGTCTCATCATGCAAGTGATGGCCACTGAGCTGGCTCGGAGCCTGCACTGTTCTG GAGGGGAGGCATCTGAGAGTTTGATGAGCCTGAGCCCATTTGACATGAAGAGTCTCCTGCATCACATCCTCAGTGGCAAAGAGTTTGGGGTGGAGAGGAGCA TGCGCCCAATCCAATCAACAGCCACGAGTCCCGCCATCTCCATCCGTGAACTTGGCCACACGGGTGCCACCAAGACAGAACGCACAGGAATACACAAACTAAAGAGTGAGATAAAACAG ATCTTCACTGGTGGTCTTTCCTTGAATAGCAATGTTACATCTCCCCGCTTCACG CAGTGCAGCAGTCCCTCATCCAGTGGAATCATGTCCCCAGTGGGTTCTGGTCCAGACGGACAGCTGCACTCGGAGGAGAGGCGAGGCCAGTGGCTGAGGAGACGCAGGCTGGATGGAGCTATCAACAGAGTGCCCATGGGTTTCTACCAGAAGGTCTGGAAGATCCTGCAGAAGTGCCATGGCCTTTCCATCGAAGGATATGTGTTACCGTCTTCTACCACAAGAGAG CAgatgacagagggagagatcAAATTTGCAGTGCAGGTGGAGTCTGTCCTATACCATGTCCCTCAGCCAGAATACCGGCAGCTGCTAGTAGAGACTGTGATGGTTCTTGGCTTGGTGGCTGACGTGGATGTGGACAGCATTGGTGGCATCATCCAAGTGGACCGCATCCTGCATTTGGCCAATGACCTCTTCATTAGTCACCAG AAAGCCCACTGTGCCAGTGATTACTTCCTCGAGAAGGATCCTGAGACGGGCATCTGCCATTTTTTCTACGATAGCGCCCCAAGTGGCAGCTATGGTACCATGAGTTATTTGTCAAAGGCGGTGATCACTTATGTTCAGGACTTCCTGCCAAGCTCCAGCTGCCTGTTGCAGTGA
- the LOC115041336 gene encoding phosphorylase b kinase regulatory subunit alpha, liver isoform-like isoform X3 has translation MRSRSNSGVRLDGYARLVQETILCHQNPVTGLLPASTQQKDAWVRDNVYSVLAVWGLGMAYRKNADRDEDKAKAYELEQSVVKLMQGLLQCMMRQVAKVEKFKHTQSTKDCLHAKYDTPTCATVVLDDQWGHLQVDATSIYLLMLAQMTASGLRIISNLDEVAFIQNLVFYIEAAYKVADYGMWERGDKTNQGIPELNGSSVGMAKAALEAIDELDLFGVHGGPKSVIHVLPDEVEHCQSILCSMLPRASTSKEIDAGLLSVISFPAFAVEDADLVAITKSEIINKLQGRYGCCRFLRDGYRCPKEDPSRLHYDPTELKLFENIECEWPVFWTYLILDGIFAGEQVQVQEYCEALEGILIRGKNGIKLVPELYAVPHDKVEEEYRNPHSVDRVAMGQLPHMWGQSLYILGCLLAEGFLAPGEVDPLNRRFSTYFKPDVVVQVCVLAESEEIQKLLSDNGIMVQTMSEVLPIVVMPARILSHIYVRLGNCKKLNLSGRPYRHIGVLGTSKFYDIRNRFYVFTPQFLDQHHFYLALDNQMIVEMLRTELAYLSSCWRMTGRPTVTFPITRSMLVEDGDMIDPCILSTLRKLQDGYFAGARVQMSDLSSFQTTSFHTRLSFLDEDDDMLLENENEDEEDNDDYGEEYNKCGPSEGSEDMFDQYLTQLLHSTKTESHLPPTKKGQDHVFSAEHTTRDILSLLAQIQGLNMSKSFMYLPVAPVTNKHRKSLNLLEVPHSPHDAHANQQMSQAADLHLPRDHQGNTDFAALVRQLKECPTLHDQADILYVLYIMKGADWQVELSGPGQGGVSVRSLLEELYVQAGACKEWGLIRYISGILCKRVEVLAEACTDLISHQKQLTVGLPPEPRERVITMPLPPEELNTLIYEASGQDISVAVLTQEIMVYLAMYVRSQPSLFGDMLRLRIGLIMQVMATELARSLHCSGGEASESLMSLSPFDMKSLLHHILSGKEFGVERSMRPIQSTATSPAISIRELGHTGATKTERTGIHKLKSEIKQLDDSRPFSIFTGGLSLNSNVTSPRFTQCSSPSSSGIMSPVGSGPDGQLHSEERRGQWLRRRRLDGAINRVPMGFYQKVWKILQKCHGLSIEGYVLPSSTTREQMTEGEIKFAVQVESVLYHVPQPEYRQLLVETVMVLGLVADVDVDSIGGIIQVDRILHLANDLFISHQKAHCASDYFLEKDPETGICHFFYDSAPSGSYGTMSYLSKAVITYVQDFLPSSSCLLQ, from the exons ATGAGGAGCCGCAGTAACTCGGGAGTGAGGCTGGACGGTTATGCCCGGCTGGTCCAGGAGACTATCCTGTGCCATCAG AACCCAGTGACAGGACTCCTTCCTGCGAGTACCCAGCAGAAGGATGCCTGGGTGAGGGATAATGTCTACAGTGTCCTGGCTGTGTGGGGGCTCGGTATGGCCTACCGCAAGAATGCAGACCGTGATGAAGACAAGGCCAAGGCCTATGAGTTGGAGCAG AGTGTGGTGAAACTGATGCAGGGGCTTTTGCAGTGCATGATGAGGCAG GTGGCAAAAGTGGAGAAGTTCAAACATACCCAGAGTACAAAGGACTGCTTACATGCAAAATATGATACTCCCACCTGTGCCACAGTAGTCCTGGATGACCAGTGGGGGCATCTACAGGTGGATGCCACTTCCATTTACCTGCTGATGCTGGCACAGATGACAGCCTCAG GTCTGCGCATCATCTCAAATCTGGATGAAGTAGCCTTTATCCAAAACCTGGTCTTCTACATAGAGGCTGCCTACAAAGTAGCA GATTATGGGATGTGGGAGCGAGGTGACAAGACCAACCAGGGCATCCCTGAGCTGAATGGCAGCTCTGTAGGAATGGCCAAG GCAGCTCTGGAGGCCATCGATGAGCTGGATCTATTTGGCGTCCATGGAGGACCAAAATCAGTCATCCATGTTTTGCCTGATGAAGTGGAACATTGTCAG TCAATCCTGTGCTCCATGCTACCGAGAGCTTCAACTTCTAAAGAGATAGATGCCGGTCTTCTGTCTGTCATTTCCTTCCCTGCTTTCGCTGTAGAGGATGCTGATCTCGTGGCCATCACAAAATCAGAAATCATAAACAAGCTACAG GGTCGCTATGGCTGCTGCCGTTTCCTTAGGGACGGATACCGTTGTCCTAAAGAG GACCCATCTCGGCTGCACTATGACCCCACGGAGCTCAAACTCTTTGAGAATATTGAATGTGAATGGCCTGTGTTCTGGACTTATCTCATCCTAGATGGCATCTTTGCTGGAGAACAAGTGCAG GTGCAGGAGTACTGCGAGGCTCTGGAGGGCATTTTGATCCGAGGGAAAAATGGCATCAAACTGGTGCCTGAGCTTTATGCTGTACCACATGACAAG GTGGAGGAAGAGTACAGAAACCCCCACTCAGTGGACAGGGTGGCTATGGGGCAGCTGCCTCACATGTGGGGACAGTCCCTCTACATCTTGGGCTGTCTTCTGGCAGAG GGCTTTTTAGCACCAGGAGAGGTAGATCCTCTCAACAGGAGATTCTCCACATACTTCAAGCCAGATGTTGTGGTGCAAG TTTGTGTTCTGGCAGAGTCGGAAGAGATCCAGAAGTTGTTAAGTGATAATGGGATAATGGTCCAGACCATGTCTGAGGTTCTGCCCATCGTGGTTATGCCTGCTCGCATCCTGAGCCACATCTATGTCAGATTAG GGAATTGCAAGAAGCTGAATTTGAGTGGGAGGCCCTACAGACACATTGGCGTTCTGGGAACATCCAAATTCTACGACATCAGAAATCGTTTCTATGTATTCACCCCTCAG TTTTTGGATCAACACCATTTTTACTTAGCACTGGACAACCAGATGATTGTGGAGATGCTACGAACAGAGTTAGCCTATCTCTCCTCTTGCTGGAGGATGACAGGACGGCCCACAGTCACTTTCCCCATCACCCGCAGCATGCTGG TTGAAGATGGAGATATGATTGATCCATGTATCCTGTCAACCCTCAGGAAACTACAAGATGGCTACTTTGCTGGAGCAAG GGTGCAGATGTCAGACCTCTCCAGTTTCCAGACTACTTCGTTCCACACACGTCTCAGCTTCctggatgaggatgatgacatGTTACTtgagaatgagaatgaggatgaggaagataATGATGACTATGGGGAGGAATACAACAAATGTGGGCCCTCAG AGGGCTCAGAAGACATGTTTGACCAGTACCtcactcagctcctccacagcACCAAAACTGAGAGCCACCTCCCTCCCACCAAGAAAGGGCAGGACCATGTCTTCAGTGCTGAACACACCACAAGAGACATCCTGTCTCTCTTGGCTCAAATCCAGGGCCTGAACATGTCTA AGTCCTTCATGTATCTTCCTGTGGCTCCTGTGACAAACAAACATCGTAAATCTCTCAACCTTCTTGAGGTTCCTCATTCTCCACATGACGCACATGCAAACCAGCAGATG TCCCAAGCTGCTGATCTGCACCTGCCTCGAGACCATCAGGGCAACACAGACTTTGCAGCGTTGGTTAGGCAGCTGAAAGAGTGTCCCACTCTGCATGACCAGGCTGACATCCTCTACGTTCTCTACATAATGAA AGGAGCTGATTGGCAGGTGGAGTTGTCAGGTCCTGGGCAGGGTGGGGTTAGTGTCCGCTCACTCCTGGAGGAGCTCTATGTACAAGCCGGAGCCTGCAAAGAGTGGGGACTCATCAGATACATCTCTGGAATACTGTGCAAGAGAGTGGAAGTCCTGGCAGAG GCCTGCACAGATCTTATTTCCCATCAGAAGCAGCTGACGGTGGGTCTACCTCCTGAGCCAAGGGAAAGAGTCATCACAAT GCCACTTCCACCTGAGGAGTTGAACACTCTGATCTATGAAGCCAGTGGTCAGGACATCAGTGTCGCTGTACTCACTCAG GAAATCATGGTCTACCTTGCCATGTATGTGCGCTCCCAGCCTTCCCTGTTTGGGGACATGCTCCGACTCAGGATAGGTCTCATCATGCAAGTGATGGCCACTGAGCTGGCTCGGAGCCTGCACTGTTCTG GAGGGGAGGCATCTGAGAGTTTGATGAGCCTGAGCCCATTTGACATGAAGAGTCTCCTGCATCACATCCTCAGTGGCAAAGAGTTTGGGGTGGAGAGGAGCA TGCGCCCAATCCAATCAACAGCCACGAGTCCCGCCATCTCCATCCGTGAACTTGGCCACACGGGTGCCACCAAGACAGAACGCACAGGAATACACAAACTAAAGAGTGAGATAAAACAG CTGGATGACTCTCGGCCTTTCAGT ATCTTCACTGGTGGTCTTTCCTTGAATAGCAATGTTACATCTCCCCGCTTCACG CAGTGCAGCAGTCCCTCATCCAGTGGAATCATGTCCCCAGTGGGTTCTGGTCCAGACGGACAGCTGCACTCGGAGGAGAGGCGAGGCCAGTGGCTGAGGAGACGCAGGCTGGATGGAGCTATCAACAGAGTGCCCATGGGTTTCTACCAGAAGGTCTGGAAGATCCTGCAGAAGTGCCATGGCCTTTCCATCGAAGGATATGTGTTACCGTCTTCTACCACAAGAGAG CAgatgacagagggagagatcAAATTTGCAGTGCAGGTGGAGTCTGTCCTATACCATGTCCCTCAGCCAGAATACCGGCAGCTGCTAGTAGAGACTGTGATGGTTCTTGGCTTGGTGGCTGACGTGGATGTGGACAGCATTGGTGGCATCATCCAAGTGGACCGCATCCTGCATTTGGCCAATGACCTCTTCATTAGTCACCAG AAAGCCCACTGTGCCAGTGATTACTTCCTCGAGAAGGATCCTGAGACGGGCATCTGCCATTTTTTCTACGATAGCGCCCCAAGTGGCAGCTATGGTACCATGAGTTATTTGTCAAAGGCGGTGATCACTTATGTTCAGGACTTCCTGCCAAGCTCCAGCTGCCTGTTGCAGTGA